The genomic window CGCACACGCGGTCTCGCTCGGCGCGACGGAACTGCGCCTCTACCACGCGGGCCTGGCCTCGGGCCCGGACCTGGGTGCGGTGACCGAGGCGTTGTCGCACATGGGATGAAGGGTGCGGGTGGGTGCCCGGGCGGGGCCCCCGCCGGCCGGACGGGTTCGCGCGCAACTTCTTCTGTCAGAAGCGTTGACGAAACATTCGCACCGCTCTAGCTTCATCGCGTCGTACTTCGTACGTCATATATGAGACGCGATACGCGAGATGTGAGAGCTCCTTACCCATGACCTTTGCGCCCGCCCCGATTCCGTCCAGGACCCAGTACGTGCTCGAGGCGATCAAGCACGCGATCCTCACCGCGCAGCTGAGACCGGGACAGGCGCTCGTCGAGACCGAACTCGCCGCCCAGTTCGGGGTGTCGAAGACCCCCGTGCGCGAGGCGCTCAAGACGCTCGCCGGCACCGGGCTCGTCGTCATGAGCCAGTACAAGGGTGCCACCGTGCGGCTCGTCGACGCGGGCATGGCCCGTGAGGTCTACGACGTACGCCTGCTGCTGGAGCCCGAGGCGCTGCGCCGCACGATCATCCGCAAGGCCTCGCTGGAAGCCGCCCAGGAGGCGCTGGAGCGGGCCGACTCGGCGATCGACAAGGCGGACAGGTCCCTGGCCAACCGGGACTTCCACCGGGCCCTGTACCTGCCCTGCGGCAACCCGCTCCTCGGCCGGATGCTCGACGAGATCCGCGACCAGGCCGCCCTGGTGTCGACCGTCGCCTGGTCGGCCGTCCCGTCCTGGGAGCGGGAGGCGGCCGAGCACCGGGAGATCCTCCGGCTCGCACTCGCCGACGACGCGCCGGCCGCTGCCGGGGCGCTGCACGACCACATCGCATCGTTCGTGCGCCGCGCCTTCCCCGACGACGAAGACGGGGGTGACGCGGCGTGAACCACCAGCTGGACCAGACACACCAGCACCTCGACGAAAGGCCGGTCCGCATGGACTTCTCCCCGCTCAAGGCGGCCCTCGCAGACGTTGTGGCGATCCCGGTGACCCCGTTCGCCGAGGACGGGACCATCGACGTCCCGGCGCACCGCGCGCTGCTGCGACGGCTCCTCGACGGCGGCGTCCGCATCGTCACCCCGAACGGCAACACCGGTGAGTTCTACGCGCTCACCCCCGACGAGCGGCGTACCGTCACCGAGCTCACCACCGAGGAGGCGAGGGGGCGGGCCACCGTCCTGGTGGGCGTCGGCCACGACGTGCCGACGGCCGTCGCCGCCGCCGGGCACGCCAGGGACACCGGGGCGCAGATGGTGATGGTGCATCAGCCGGTGCACCCGTACGTCTCGCAGGACGGCTGGGTCGACTACCACCGGGCCGTCGCCGAGGCCGTGCCGGAACTCGGGGTCGTGCCGTACATCCGCAACCCGCTGCTCGCCGGCGAACGGCTCGCCGAACTCGCCGACAGCTGCCCCAACGTCATCGGCGTCAAGTACGCCGTCCCCGACGCGGCCCGGTTCGGCGCCTTCGCGCGGGACGCCGGCCTGGAGCGGTTCGTCTGGATCGCCGGTCTCGCGGAACTGTACGCGCCCTCCTACTTCGCCACCGGAGCCACCGGTTTCACCTCCGGACTCGTCAACGTCGCTCCCGGCGTCTCCCTGACGATGCTGGAGGCGCTGCGAGCGGGCGACTACCTCGCCGCCATGAAGGTCTGGGAACAGATCCGCCGCTTCGAGGACCTGCGCGCCGACCGGCAGTCCGCCGACAACGTGACCGTCGTCAAGGAGGCCCTGGCCTCGCTCGGGCTCTGCCGCCGGGACGTCCGCGCACCGAGCCGGGTCCTGCCCGAGTCCCGGCGCCCCGAGGTCGCCGGGCTGGTCGCCGGGTGGTCGATATGACCGGCACCGGCGCGCCGGGCGGCCGGATCGCCCCCGAGGAGCTGCGAAGCCACCAGTGGTACGGCACGGACGGGCTGCGCTCGTTCAGCCATCGCGCCCGCACCCGGCAGCTCGGCTACCTCCCCGAGGAACACCTCGGCAAGCCGGTCATCGCGATCCTCAACACCTGGTCCGACATCAACCCCTGCCACGTGCACCTGCGCGAGCGCGCCCAGGCGGTCAAGCGGGGTGTCTGGCAGGCGGGCGGGTTCCCCCTGGAATTCCCGGTCTCCACGCTCTCCGAGACCTTCCAGAAGCCGACCCCGATGCTCTACCGCAACATGCTGGCGATGGAGACGGAGGAGCTGCTGCGCTCCTACCCCGTCGACGGGGCCGTGCTGCTGGGCGGCTGCGACAAGTCCACCCCGGCGTTGCTGATGGGCGCCGCGTCCGTCGACCTGCCGACCGTGTTCGTCCCCGCCGGGCCGATGCTGCCGGGCCACTGGCGCAACGAGGTCCTCGGCTCCGGCACCGACATGTGGAAGTACTGGGACGACAAGCGTGCCGGTCTCATCGGCGACTGCGAGATGGCCGAACTGGAGAGCGGGCTCGCCCGGTCGCCCGGCCACTGCATGACCATGGGCACCGCCTCGACGCTCACGGCGGCGGCGGAGGCGCTCGGCGTGACGGTGCCCGGTGCCTCGTCCATTCCTGCCGTCGACTCCGGTCACGACCGTATGGCCGCGCAGTCCGGGCTCCGGATCGTCGAACTGGTCTGGCGACAAACGACGTTGTCGCAGATCCTCACGGCGGACGCCTACGAGGACGCCGTCGCCACCGTCCTGGCGCTCGGCGGTTCCACCAACGCCGTCATCCACCTGATCGCGATGGCGGGCCGCTCCGGCGTGAAGCTCACCCTGGACGACTTCGACCGCATCGCCCGTACCGTCCCCGTCCTCGCCAACCTCCGACCCGGCGGGAAGTACCTGATGGAGGACTTCCACTTCGCCGGGGGCCTGCCCGGATTCCTGGCACGGCTCACCGACGTGCTCCACCTCGACCGTCCCACCGTCGCGCACTCCACCCTGCGCGAGCAGCTCGACGGGGCGCTGGTGCACGACGCCGACGTCATCCGGGAGCGGAACGACCCGCTGGCGGACGAAGGCGGGGTGGCGGTGCTGCGCGGCAACCTCTGCCCGGACGGCGCGGTGATCAAGCACATCGCCGCCGAACCGCACCTGCTGCGCCACACCGGACCCGCGGTCGTCTTCGACGACTACAGGGAGATGCAGCGCACCATCAACGACCCGGCCCTGGCCCTCACCCCGGACCACGTGCTGGTGCTCCGCAACGCCGGCCCGAAGGGCGGCCCCGGCATGCCCGAGTACGGCATGCTGCCGATCCCGGACTACCTGCTGAAGCAGGGGGTGCGTGACATGGTGCGGCTGTCCGACGCCCGGATGAGCGGCACCAGTTACGGGGCGTGCGTGCTGCACATCGCTCCCGAGTCCTTCGTCGGCGGACCGCTCGCCCTGGTCCGCTCCGGTGACCTGATCACCCTGGACGTCGGAGCCCGGCTGCTCCATCTCGACGTGTCCGACGAGGAGCTGGAGCTCCGCAGGTCCGAGTGGACCGAGCCGCCCGCGCGCTACGGCCGCGGCTACGGGGCCCTCTACCAGGACCAGATCACCCAGGCCGACACCGGCTGCGACTTCGCGTTCCTGGCCCGGCAGGGAGACGTGCCCGACCCGTACGCCGGCTGAACCGCCGCAGAGAATTCCGCGCACCGCCTCGTCCGGGATACCGAACGGCATGCGGTAAGCGCTTGCACCATGCACCGAAAGCACGGCACATCCAGCACTTCCACAGATCGGAGACGCGTCATGGCCCAATCCGCAGCCGTGGCCACCCCGCCCCCCGAGGCGAAGGAGCCCAGGCGCCGCTCGGCGAGCCCACGCCGCCTGCCGTATCTGCTGATCGCGCCCGCGGGCCTGCTCATGCTGGGCTTCATCGCCTACCCGGTGATCAGCGTCTTCTACTACAGCCTGCAGAACTACAACGTCACCAAGCCGTGGCGGAACGGCTTCGCCGGCCTCGACAACTTCACCCGCGTCTTCACCGAGGACGACCAGTTCTGGTCGACCCTCGGCTTCAGCGCCCAGTGGGTCTTCACCCAGGTCACCCTGCAGCTCGCCCTCGGCCTCGCGCTGGCCCTGATCGTCAACCAGACCTTCGTCGGCCGCGGCATATCCCGCGCCATGGTCTTCTCGCCCTGGGCGGTGTCCGGCGTGCTGACCAGCACCATCTGGATCCTGCTCTACAACTCCTCGACGGGCTTCAGCCGCTACCTCGCCGACGCCGGGATCGGGGAGTACGGCACCTCGGTGCTCTCCGACACCGGCACCGTCTTCTGGGCGGCCACCGTCTCCGAACTCTGGCGCGGGGTGCCCTTCTTCGCCATCCTCATCCTCGCCGACCTGCAGTCCGTCTCCAAGGAGCTGTACGAGGCGGCGTCCGTCGACGGTGCGGGCCGGATGCGGCAGTTCTTCCACATCACGCTTCCCCACCTGCGCGACGCGATCATCCTCGCCACCCTGTTGCGCGGGGTCTGGGAGTTCAACAACGTCGACCTGCTCTACACCCTCACCGGCGGCGGACCGGCGGGCGAGACGACCACCCTGCCGCTCTACGTCGCCAACACCGGCATCGAGGGCCACGACTTCGGATACGCCTCCGCGCTGACCACCGTCGCCTTCGTGATCCTCCTCTTCTGCTCGATCGTCTATCTGCGCCTGAGCAAGTTCGGAGGCGACCACAAGTGACTGCCGCACTCGCAGAGGAGAACAGCACCCGCACCCCGGGGCCGGCCGCGGGGGACGACTCCCCGCCGCCCGCCTCGAACCGCCGCGCCAGGCGCGAGCGCGCCTTCGACGACGTACCGCGCTGCCAGATCTACGTACCGCTGGGCATCTACCTGCTCTTCACGCTCATCCCGTTCTACTGGATGTTCCTCTTCGCCGTACGGCCCGCCGGCTCCACCTCGCTGGTGCCCTGGCCCATGACGGCGGACCACTTCTCCAAGGTCTGGAACGAGCGCAGCTTCGCCCTCTTCTTCCAGAACAGCATGATCGTCGGTGTCGCGACGCTGATCGCCACGACCCTGGTCGCGCTCGCCGGGGGTTACGCCCTGGCCCGGTTCGACTTCAGGATCAAGGGCGCCTTCATGCTGGCCCTGCTCTGCTCGCAGTTCATCCCGGGCGCCCTGATGCTCGTGCCGCTCTTCGAGATCTTCAAGAACCTCCAGATGATCAACTCCCTCGGCAGCGTGGTCATCGCGGAGACCGTCTTCCAGCTGCCCCTCTCGATCATCCTGATCAGCGGGTTCATCAAGAACGTGCCGGTCTCCCTCGAAGAGGCCGCCTGGGTGGACGGCTGCTCGCGCTTCAAGGCGTTCTGCGCCGTCGTCCTGCCGCTGCTGCGCCCCGGCCTCATCGCCGTCGGCTCCTTCGCCTTCGTCCACAGCTGGAACCACTTCCTGTTCGCCCTGATGTTCCTCAGCGAACAGGACAAGCAGACGATCCCGGTCGGCCTCAACACCCTGATCGGCGCCGACAGCGTCGATCTGGGCGCGCTGGCCGCCGGCGGAGTCATCGCGGCGGTGCCCGTGGTGATCGTCTTCGCCTTCATCCAGAAGTGGCTCATCACCGGCTTCAGCGCCGGCGCGGTGAAGGGATGACGGACATGACCACGAAGCCGCACCGGGGCCGGGAGGGCGGACGATGAGCACGACGACACCGCTCCCCGTCGTCCTGGCCGGAGCCCGGGGCCACGGTCGCTGGCACCTCGCCAACATCCGCAGGCTCCAGCACCAGGGGCTGGTCAGGCTGGCCGGGATCTGCGAACTGAACCCGCTGACCGACGACGAACTCGACGTCTTCGCGGGCGAGATGCCCGAGCAGTCCTCCGACTTCGGGGCGCTCCTGGACTCCACCGGGGCCGCCGCCGCCGTCATCTGCACCCCCATCCCCACCCACACCGCGCTGGCCCTGACGGCCGCGGGCCGCGGCGTCCACCTCCTGCTGGAGAAGCCGCCCGCCGCCACCTGGGCCGACTACGCGCGCATGACCGCAGGCGTGCGCGAGGCGGGCATCGCCTGTCAGGTCGGTTTCCAGTCCCTCGGCTCGCACGCCGTGCCCGCCATCAGGGACCTCGTACGCTCCGGGGCGATCGGCGGGGTCCGCGGCATCGGGGCCGCGGGCGCCTGGGTCCGCGACGACGCCTACTTCCGACGGGCCCCGTGGGCGGGACGCCGCAGGATGGGCGGGACGGACGTGGTCGACGGCGTCCTCACCAACCCGCTCGCGCACGCCGTCGCCACCGCACTCGAACTCGCCGGCGGAGGGGCCGCCGAGGACGTGGCGTCCATCGAGACCGAGCTGTTCCGGGCGCACGACATCGAGTCCGACGACACCAGCTGCGTCCGCGTCACCACGGCCGAAGGGCTGCCGGTGACCGTCGCGGTCACCCTCTGTGCCGAGGAAGCCGGGGATCCGTACGTCGTCGTCCACGGCGACCGGGGCCGCATCACCTTCTGGTACAAGCAGGACCGGGTCCTCGTCCAGCGCGCCGGACACGGCCCCGAGGAGGCCGTGCACGGCCGGACCGACCTCCTGGAGAACCTGGTGGACCATCTGGCCAGGGACACCCCGCTGCTCGTGCCGCCCGAGCGCACCGGCGCGTTCATGCGCGTCCTCGAAGCCGTACGCACCGCGCCCGAGCCGGCCGCGCTGCCTCCCGACGCCTGGCACACCGAGCCCACCGGTACGGGCGACGGCGTACGGCGCATCGTGCACGGCATCGACGGGACGGTCGCGACAGCCGCCGACACCCTCGCCCTCTTCTCCGAACTAGGCGCCTCCTGGGCGCGACCCAGCGAGGTGAGTACCTCATGACGACCGCACTGCTCAGGTGCGCCGGACGCACCGTGGGCCGCTACGGCTACGGCTCCGAGGCCGGCAGCCGCCCCCACCTCCACCCCGTCACCACCCTCGCCGGGACCCCCGTCACCGAGGTACGGCCCGCCGACCACATTCACCACCTGGGCGTCTCCGTCGCCGTACCCGACGTGGCCGGCCACAACTTCTGGGGCGGGCGCACCTTCGTCCGGGACCAGGGCCCCACCGAGCTCGACAACCACGGGGCACAGCGCCACCTCGGGTGGAAGCTGCGCGACCCGGACGGCTTCGTGGAGGAACTCAGCTGGGAGGCGGACGGTGCCGAGCTCCTGCGCGAGCACCGCACGGTCGCCGTGAGCGAACTCTCCGGCACCGCCTGGGCACTGGACTTCTCCTTCTCGCTCACCAACCGGGGCGGCACGGACATCTCCATCGGCAGCCCCGCGACCAACGGCCGCCCGGGTGCCGGATACGGGGGATTCTTCTGGCGCGCGCCCAAGGAGGCCGAGCCGCCCGCCGCGTTCAGCGGAACCCTCGACGGGGAGGAGGCCGTGCACGGCAGGACCGCCGACTGGCTGGCCCTCGCGGGGGAGGGCTGGACGCTCGTCTTCGCGGGCGTGACCGAGGAGACCCGGCGCGACCCGTGGTTCGTGCGCACGACCCAGTACCCCGGGGTCGGCTCCTCCCTCGCCGCCGGCCGCCGCCTCCCCGTCCCCGCCGGGGCCACCGTCGTACGCCGGGTCGTCACCGTCGTCGCCGACGGCCGCCTCGACAGGGACGCGGCGGCCGCCCACGTGCGCAAGGCGGCGACCACGGCATGAGCAGACCATGGACGGCGGACCTCGGGGACGGCACGTACCGCAACCCGGTCCTGAACGCCGACTGGTCCGACCCGGACGTCGTGCGCGTCGGGGACGACTTCTACCTCACGGCGTCCAGCTTCGGCCGCGTCCCCGGCCTGCCCCTGCTCCACTCCCGCGACCTGGTCAACTGGAGTCTCGTCGGACATGCCCTGGACCGGCTGGAGCCGGAGGCCGACTTCGCGGTGCCACGCCACGACCGCGGAGTGTGGGCACCCTCGCTGCGCCACCACGCCGGCCGCTTCTGGATCTTCTGGGGGGACCCCGACCACGGCATCCGGCAGATCAACGCCCAGGACGTCCGCGGCCCGTGGAGCGCCCCGCACCTCGTCAAGGCGGGCAAGGGGCTGATCGACGCGTGCCCCCTGTGGGAGGAGGAGACCGGCGAGGCCTATCTGGTGCACGCCTGGGCCAAGTCCCGGTCCGGCGTCAAGAACCGGCTCACCGGTCACCGGATGAGCCCGGACGGCCGCGAACTCCTCGACGAGGGGACCACCCTGGTCGACGCGGACACCATCCCCGGCTGGTTCACCCTCGAAGGCCCCAAGCTCTACCGGCACGACGGGTACTTCTGGATCCTCGCCCCGGCCGGGGGAGTGGAGACCGGCTGGCAGGGGGCCTTCCGCAGCCGCTCGTTCACCGGCCCGTACCAGGAGCGCGTCGTCCTCGCCCAGGGCCACACCGAGATCAACGGGCCGCACCAGGGAGGCTGGGTCAGGACAGCCGGGGGCGAGGACTGGTTCCTGCACTTCCAGGCGCGTGGTGCGTACGGCCGCGTCGTCCACCTCCAGCCGATGCGCTGGGACGGACAGGGCTGGCCGGTCATCGGCGACGACGGCGAACCCGTCCTCACGCACCCCCGGCCCACGGTGCCCGAACAGGCCGCCGAGGCCCCGGCCTCCAGCGACGACTTCCCCGGCGGGCGGTACGGCCGCCAGTGGCAGTGGACGGCCAATCCGCGCCCCGGCTGGTCGGTCGGCCACTCCGGAGACGGGCTGCGCCTCAGCTGCGTACGGACCGCGTACGCCCATGACCTGCGGGCCCTGCCCAACGTCCTGGTGCAGCGCATGCCGGCCGAGGAGTTCACCGTCACGACGGGCATCGGCCTGAACACCCGTGAGCCGGGCGCCAAGGCCGGACTCGCCGTGCTCGGGGACGCTTTCTCCTGGATCGGCCTGGAGGCGGGCGCCGACGGGACCGCGCGGCTCGTGCACCGGTACGCCGAATCCGTCGCCGAGCACGAGCGGGACGCCGAGCACCCCCGCCCGGCGCCCGGTGCCTCTGTCCAGGTCCGTGTCGAGGTCACCCGGGGCGCACGCTGCCGCTTCTTCGCCGACACGGGCGACGGCACCGGGTTCCGCCCGTCCGGCCAGGTCTTCGCCGCCACGCCCTGGCGCTGGGTCGGCGCCCTGCTGGGCCTCTTCGCCACGGCGCCTGCCGGCGCGGGGCCCACGGGAACGGCCGGTTTCACCGCGTTCCGCACCACCCGAAGACCTCGCACCCCCTGACCCGCACCGCTGTATGGGAGCCGCAATGACGCACCTCCGTACCGAGCGCACCCGAGCGAGAACGCCGCTCCCGGCCCTCGCCCCCGCCGCCGTCCGCCCCCTGGCCACGGCACGGGGCGGAGCGGCGGCACATCCCCCTGCTCACCGGATCCGGCGACCGACGTGGCGGGGTCCGTGTCCGGGACGGGGCGCCGGGTGAGCACCCCGGAACCGCGCCGTACCGCACGCGCAACCGACATCCCCCACGCACCGGCACACATTCCGAGAGAGAGAAGAGCCGACATGACCATCTCGAAG from Streptomyces sp. NBC_01341 includes these protein-coding regions:
- a CDS encoding GntR family transcriptional regulator, giving the protein MTFAPAPIPSRTQYVLEAIKHAILTAQLRPGQALVETELAAQFGVSKTPVREALKTLAGTGLVVMSQYKGATVRLVDAGMAREVYDVRLLLEPEALRRTIIRKASLEAAQEALERADSAIDKADRSLANRDFHRALYLPCGNPLLGRMLDEIRDQAALVSTVAWSAVPSWEREAAEHREILRLALADDAPAAAGALHDHIASFVRRAFPDDEDGGDAA
- a CDS encoding dihydrodipicolinate synthase family protein — encoded protein: MDFSPLKAALADVVAIPVTPFAEDGTIDVPAHRALLRRLLDGGVRIVTPNGNTGEFYALTPDERRTVTELTTEEARGRATVLVGVGHDVPTAVAAAGHARDTGAQMVMVHQPVHPYVSQDGWVDYHRAVAEAVPELGVVPYIRNPLLAGERLAELADSCPNVIGVKYAVPDAARFGAFARDAGLERFVWIAGLAELYAPSYFATGATGFTSGLVNVAPGVSLTMLEALRAGDYLAAMKVWEQIRRFEDLRADRQSADNVTVVKEALASLGLCRRDVRAPSRVLPESRRPEVAGLVAGWSI
- the araD gene encoding L-arabinonate dehydratase, with protein sequence MTGTGAPGGRIAPEELRSHQWYGTDGLRSFSHRARTRQLGYLPEEHLGKPVIAILNTWSDINPCHVHLRERAQAVKRGVWQAGGFPLEFPVSTLSETFQKPTPMLYRNMLAMETEELLRSYPVDGAVLLGGCDKSTPALLMGAASVDLPTVFVPAGPMLPGHWRNEVLGSGTDMWKYWDDKRAGLIGDCEMAELESGLARSPGHCMTMGTASTLTAAAEALGVTVPGASSIPAVDSGHDRMAAQSGLRIVELVWRQTTLSQILTADAYEDAVATVLALGGSTNAVIHLIAMAGRSGVKLTLDDFDRIARTVPVLANLRPGGKYLMEDFHFAGGLPGFLARLTDVLHLDRPTVAHSTLREQLDGALVHDADVIRERNDPLADEGGVAVLRGNLCPDGAVIKHIAAEPHLLRHTGPAVVFDDYREMQRTINDPALALTPDHVLVLRNAGPKGGPGMPEYGMLPIPDYLLKQGVRDMVRLSDARMSGTSYGACVLHIAPESFVGGPLALVRSGDLITLDVGARLLHLDVSDEELELRRSEWTEPPARYGRGYGALYQDQITQADTGCDFAFLARQGDVPDPYAG
- a CDS encoding carbohydrate ABC transporter permease; the encoded protein is MAQSAAVATPPPEAKEPRRRSASPRRLPYLLIAPAGLLMLGFIAYPVISVFYYSLQNYNVTKPWRNGFAGLDNFTRVFTEDDQFWSTLGFSAQWVFTQVTLQLALGLALALIVNQTFVGRGISRAMVFSPWAVSGVLTSTIWILLYNSSTGFSRYLADAGIGEYGTSVLSDTGTVFWAATVSELWRGVPFFAILILADLQSVSKELYEAASVDGAGRMRQFFHITLPHLRDAIILATLLRGVWEFNNVDLLYTLTGGGPAGETTTLPLYVANTGIEGHDFGYASALTTVAFVILLFCSIVYLRLSKFGGDHK
- a CDS encoding carbohydrate ABC transporter permease — translated: MTAALAEENSTRTPGPAAGDDSPPPASNRRARRERAFDDVPRCQIYVPLGIYLLFTLIPFYWMFLFAVRPAGSTSLVPWPMTADHFSKVWNERSFALFFQNSMIVGVATLIATTLVALAGGYALARFDFRIKGAFMLALLCSQFIPGALMLVPLFEIFKNLQMINSLGSVVIAETVFQLPLSIILISGFIKNVPVSLEEAAWVDGCSRFKAFCAVVLPLLRPGLIAVGSFAFVHSWNHFLFALMFLSEQDKQTIPVGLNTLIGADSVDLGALAAGGVIAAVPVVIVFAFIQKWLITGFSAGAVKG
- a CDS encoding Gfo/Idh/MocA family protein, producing the protein MSTTTPLPVVLAGARGHGRWHLANIRRLQHQGLVRLAGICELNPLTDDELDVFAGEMPEQSSDFGALLDSTGAAAAVICTPIPTHTALALTAAGRGVHLLLEKPPAATWADYARMTAGVREAGIACQVGFQSLGSHAVPAIRDLVRSGAIGGVRGIGAAGAWVRDDAYFRRAPWAGRRRMGGTDVVDGVLTNPLAHAVATALELAGGGAAEDVASIETELFRAHDIESDDTSCVRVTTAEGLPVTVAVTLCAEEAGDPYVVVHGDRGRITFWYKQDRVLVQRAGHGPEEAVHGRTDLLENLVDHLARDTPLLVPPERTGAFMRVLEAVRTAPEPAALPPDAWHTEPTGTGDGVRRIVHGIDGTVATAADTLALFSELGASWARPSEVSTS
- a CDS encoding PmoA family protein; this translates as MTTALLRCAGRTVGRYGYGSEAGSRPHLHPVTTLAGTPVTEVRPADHIHHLGVSVAVPDVAGHNFWGGRTFVRDQGPTELDNHGAQRHLGWKLRDPDGFVEELSWEADGAELLREHRTVAVSELSGTAWALDFSFSLTNRGGTDISIGSPATNGRPGAGYGGFFWRAPKEAEPPAAFSGTLDGEEAVHGRTADWLALAGEGWTLVFAGVTEETRRDPWFVRTTQYPGVGSSLAAGRRLPVPAGATVVRRVVTVVADGRLDRDAAAAHVRKAATTA
- a CDS encoding glycoside hydrolase family 43 protein; the encoded protein is MSRPWTADLGDGTYRNPVLNADWSDPDVVRVGDDFYLTASSFGRVPGLPLLHSRDLVNWSLVGHALDRLEPEADFAVPRHDRGVWAPSLRHHAGRFWIFWGDPDHGIRQINAQDVRGPWSAPHLVKAGKGLIDACPLWEEETGEAYLVHAWAKSRSGVKNRLTGHRMSPDGRELLDEGTTLVDADTIPGWFTLEGPKLYRHDGYFWILAPAGGVETGWQGAFRSRSFTGPYQERVVLAQGHTEINGPHQGGWVRTAGGEDWFLHFQARGAYGRVVHLQPMRWDGQGWPVIGDDGEPVLTHPRPTVPEQAAEAPASSDDFPGGRYGRQWQWTANPRPGWSVGHSGDGLRLSCVRTAYAHDLRALPNVLVQRMPAEEFTVTTGIGLNTREPGAKAGLAVLGDAFSWIGLEAGADGTARLVHRYAESVAEHERDAEHPRPAPGASVQVRVEVTRGARCRFFADTGDGTGFRPSGQVFAATPWRWVGALLGLFATAPAGAGPTGTAGFTAFRTTRRPRTP